A window of Fictibacillus halophilus contains these coding sequences:
- the recJ gene encoding single-stranded-DNA-specific exonuclease RecJ has translation MLEPRTRWEIQEPSEDKAKWLSQELDIPLLIANLLVVRGIETLEKAEAFLKIDINQFHDPFLMDGMKESVERIHRAIESKEKILIFGDYDADGVSSTTVMYYALKELGAQFDYYIPNRFTEGYGPNEPALRKAKDDGYSLVVTVDTGISAVHEANIAKEIGLDFIITDHHEAPPVLPDAYSIINPKKPGCTYPFSGLAGVGVAFKVAHALHGKPPLHLLDYACIGTIADLVPLVDENRVIAKLGIEALSKTDKIGLQELLKVAGLYEKELTAEDVGFAIGPRVNAAGRLGSAMPVVELFTSRDREESAMLSQEIDSVNKERQGIVNEITKEAIAMVEELYPPDENEVLVLAKEGWNPGVIGIVASRLVEKFYRPTIVLCLDPEKETAKGSARSIKGFDMFENLSGSRDILPHFGGHPMAAGMTLSMHDVDELRKRLIQQAKDCLQPEDYLPVTTIDLTARLNEISLETVELLSTLAPFGVGNPSPRVMVEEVPIREMKKIGSQSNHLKLQVGNGELSVLDCIGFQKGSLLEEMTPYSLISIVGQIQLNEWNGYRKPQLLLEDLSVNHFQLFDYRGLKDAGKRLIGLPYSKTCFIAFEEETLKHKDFEGLSDQVIGEDELLTLPEDYFTGKNLVFLDVPPSLTRFSEWLETIGEPSRIYAVFHQSTEHFFTTLPTREHFKWFYGFLAKRKTFNVKRDGAELAKWKGWSKETIDFMSKVFFELDFVTIDDGVIFINKEPSKRELESSETYQKKFEQADIENQLVYSSYHSLKSWFTEQTRPKASL, from the coding sequence ATGTTGGAGCCTAGAACAAGGTGGGAGATTCAAGAACCATCGGAAGACAAGGCAAAATGGTTGTCACAAGAATTAGATATCCCTCTTCTGATCGCGAATCTACTGGTTGTCAGAGGAATTGAAACGTTAGAGAAAGCAGAAGCATTTTTAAAAATAGATATCAACCAATTTCATGATCCGTTCTTGATGGATGGGATGAAAGAGAGTGTTGAGCGGATACATAGAGCTATAGAATCTAAAGAAAAGATTTTAATTTTTGGCGATTATGACGCAGATGGAGTTAGCAGTACGACGGTGATGTATTATGCACTAAAAGAACTAGGAGCACAGTTTGACTATTATATCCCTAACCGCTTTACAGAAGGCTATGGTCCAAATGAGCCAGCCTTAAGAAAAGCGAAAGACGATGGTTATTCACTTGTGGTAACCGTTGATACAGGAATCTCAGCTGTGCACGAAGCAAATATCGCAAAAGAAATCGGGCTTGATTTTATTATTACGGATCATCATGAAGCACCTCCTGTATTGCCAGATGCTTATAGCATTATCAATCCTAAGAAACCAGGCTGCACATATCCATTCTCAGGTCTTGCAGGTGTAGGAGTAGCTTTTAAAGTAGCACATGCTCTTCACGGTAAACCGCCGCTACATTTGCTTGATTACGCATGCATTGGGACAATAGCGGACCTTGTACCGCTTGTTGATGAAAATAGGGTGATTGCGAAACTAGGGATAGAAGCACTCTCGAAAACGGATAAGATCGGATTGCAAGAACTACTAAAAGTAGCGGGTCTTTATGAAAAAGAACTTACAGCGGAAGATGTAGGGTTCGCGATCGGCCCACGAGTGAATGCAGCAGGAAGACTTGGTTCAGCGATGCCGGTGGTGGAGCTGTTTACTTCACGTGATCGTGAAGAATCGGCCATGTTGTCACAAGAAATCGATTCTGTAAATAAAGAACGTCAAGGAATCGTAAACGAGATTACAAAAGAAGCGATTGCGATGGTCGAAGAACTTTACCCTCCGGACGAGAATGAAGTGCTAGTCCTTGCCAAAGAGGGCTGGAACCCAGGAGTGATTGGAATCGTTGCCTCCCGATTGGTTGAAAAATTTTATCGTCCTACGATCGTGCTGTGTTTGGACCCTGAAAAAGAAACGGCAAAAGGATCAGCGCGAAGCATCAAAGGATTTGATATGTTTGAGAACCTTTCAGGATCTAGGGACATTCTTCCTCATTTCGGTGGACATCCGATGGCAGCCGGAATGACACTTTCTATGCATGATGTCGATGAATTAAGAAAGAGGCTCATCCAGCAAGCTAAGGACTGTTTACAGCCAGAGGATTATCTTCCTGTTACAACGATTGATCTCACAGCTAGATTAAATGAGATTTCTCTAGAAACAGTTGAGCTATTAAGTACGTTAGCTCCTTTCGGTGTTGGAAATCCATCGCCTCGCGTAATGGTTGAAGAAGTCCCGATCCGTGAGATGAAAAAAATAGGTAGTCAATCAAATCATCTCAAGTTGCAGGTAGGCAATGGTGAGTTATCGGTTCTAGATTGCATAGGCTTTCAAAAAGGTAGCTTGTTAGAAGAGATGACTCCTTATTCGTTGATTTCTATCGTTGGACAGATTCAACTAAACGAATGGAACGGTTATAGAAAACCTCAGCTGCTGCTAGAAGATCTTTCTGTAAACCATTTTCAACTGTTTGATTATAGAGGTCTTAAAGATGCGGGGAAAAGATTGATCGGTCTACCGTACTCTAAAACATGTTTTATCGCGTTTGAAGAAGAAACATTAAAGCACAAAGATTTTGAGGGGCTATCTGATCAAGTGATTGGTGAAGATGAGTTATTAACTCTGCCAGAAGACTATTTTACTGGAAAAAACTTAGTTTTCTTGGATGTTCCTCCTTCTCTAACTCGCTTTTCTGAATGGTTGGAAACCATCGGTGAACCTTCAAGGATCTATGCGGTTTTTCATCAGAGTACTGAGCACTTTTTCACGACTCTACCAACGAGAGAGCACTTCAAATGGTTTTATGGATTTCTTGCAAAAAGGAAAACCTTTAATGTGAAGAGAGATGGTGCAGAACTAGCGAAATGGAAAGGCTGGTCAAAAGAAACAATAGATTTCATGTCAAAGGTGTTTTTTGAGCTGGATTTTGTTACAATAGACGATGGTGTTATTTTCATTAACAAAGAACCTAGCAAACGAGAATTAGAAAGCTCTGAAACCTATCAGAAAAAGTTTGAACAAGCGGACATAGAAAATCAGCTCGTTTACTCTTCTTATCATTCTTTAAAAAGCTGGTTTACAGAACAAACACGGCCAAAAGCCAGTTTGTAA
- a CDS encoding post-transcriptional regulator: MENTHFSDWKNEVKPAVKSKKEEFHYLGYESVTEEEIWECVQSKLKKKKVEPRLYALVDTILALSLNDFMTWLTIRSYKEEGLTQE, translated from the coding sequence TTGGAGAATACGCATTTTTCGGATTGGAAGAATGAAGTTAAGCCAGCAGTAAAAAGCAAAAAAGAAGAATTTCATTATTTGGGGTATGAAAGTGTAACAGAAGAGGAAATATGGGAATGTGTTCAATCAAAATTAAAGAAAAAGAAAGTTGAGCCTCGTCTCTACGCGTTGGTTGACACCATTTTAGCTCTTTCACTAAATGATTTTATGACGTGGCTAACGATACGCTCATATAAAGAAGAGGGGCTGACTCAAGAGTAG